A genomic region of Oenanthe melanoleuca isolate GR-GAL-2019-014 chromosome 25, OMel1.0, whole genome shotgun sequence contains the following coding sequences:
- the LOC130263079 gene encoding uncharacterized protein LOC130263079 isoform X1, with the protein MAPLAPGPGLFLLCPISARERGVTAESAARTPLPFPGISRKPRLMSGSRAGPGPGIGPRNRFPEPPGARGERELRAMGAGDESRMEPGPTWSPAEARSGQGMSERGPGAVQENLRRQSFVCLKETGETCKSDFIDDQRERPCGICHAVSKTQPPFYPHFPGCISLSIPHWLRSQLLIFLLSLFQTRSLQHCPGLCLSPRSISSPTCCKTRERDPRFSEGVFHSQGVGRWRRRKSPGDPS; encoded by the exons ATGGCGCCTTTGGCCCCGGGGCCGGGCttgttcctgctctgcccaaTCAGCGCGCGAGAACGAGGAGTGACGGCAGAATCAGCGGCACGGactcccctccctttccccggCATTTCTCGGAAACCTCGCCTGATGAGCGGCTCCCGCGCTGGTCCCGGCCCAGGCATCGGGCCAAGGAACCGCTTCCCTGAACCACCGGGAGCTCGGGGTGAGCGGGAGCTGCGGGCgatgggagctggggatgaGTCCAGGATGGAGCCGGGACCCACCTGGAGCCCCGCAGAAGCCCGAAGCGGGCAAGGGATGTCTGAAAGAGGCCCCGGAGCTGTGCAAGAAAATTTACGTCGCCAGAGTTTTGTGTGCCTAAAGGAAACAGGGGAGACCTGTAAAAGTGACTTTATTGATGAccaaagggagaggccatgcGGCATTTGTCATGCGGTCTCTAAaacgcagcctcctttttatcctcattttcccggctgcatctccctctccattccccactggctgag GTCCCAACTCCTGATTTtccttctcagccttttccagaccAGGTCTCTCCAGCACTGCCCGGGGCTGTGTCTAAG ccccaggaGCATTTCTTCCCCCACATGCTGCAAGACACGGGAGAGGGATCCACGATTTTCAGAGGG AGTTTTTCATTCCCAAGGCGTGGGtagatggaggaggaggaaaagccctGGAGATCCCTCATGA
- the LOC130263079 gene encoding uncharacterized protein LOC130263079 isoform X2 yields the protein MAPLAPGPGLFLLCPISARERGVTAESAARTPLPFPGISRKPRLMSGSRAGPGPGIGPRNRFPEPPGARGERELRAMGAGDESRMEPGPTWSPAEARSGQGMSERGPGAVQENLRRQSFVCLKETGETCKSDFIDDQRERPCGICHAVSKTQPPFYPHFPGCISLSIPHWLRSQLLIFLLSLFQTRSLQHCPGLCLSPRSISSPTCCKTRERDPRFSEGRG from the exons ATGGCGCCTTTGGCCCCGGGGCCGGGCttgttcctgctctgcccaaTCAGCGCGCGAGAACGAGGAGTGACGGCAGAATCAGCGGCACGGactcccctccctttccccggCATTTCTCGGAAACCTCGCCTGATGAGCGGCTCCCGCGCTGGTCCCGGCCCAGGCATCGGGCCAAGGAACCGCTTCCCTGAACCACCGGGAGCTCGGGGTGAGCGGGAGCTGCGGGCgatgggagctggggatgaGTCCAGGATGGAGCCGGGACCCACCTGGAGCCCCGCAGAAGCCCGAAGCGGGCAAGGGATGTCTGAAAGAGGCCCCGGAGCTGTGCAAGAAAATTTACGTCGCCAGAGTTTTGTGTGCCTAAAGGAAACAGGGGAGACCTGTAAAAGTGACTTTATTGATGAccaaagggagaggccatgcGGCATTTGTCATGCGGTCTCTAAaacgcagcctcctttttatcctcattttcccggctgcatctccctctccattccccactggctgag GTCCCAACTCCTGATTTtccttctcagccttttccagaccAGGTCTCTCCAGCACTGCCCGGGGCTGTGTCTAAG ccccaggaGCATTTCTTCCCCCACATGCTGCAAGACACGGGAGAGGGATCCACGATTTTCAGAGGG GCGTGGGtag